One window from the genome of Cryomorphaceae bacterium encodes:
- a CDS encoding NAD-dependent epimerase/dehydratase family protein codes for LLGLAKAKSARILVASTSEVYGDPTVHPQTEDYWGNVNPVGPRGVYDEAKRFQEAMTMAYHRFHGLETRIVRIFNTYGPRMRLNDGRVLPAFIGQALRGEDLTVFGDGSQTRSFCYVDDLVEGIYRLLMSDYVEPVNVGNPDEISILDFAEEILKLTGTNQKIVFRELPKDDPKQRRPDIALARKVLNWEPAIDRAEGLKRTYAYFRSLSAEELNKKEHFSFENYIRK; via the coding sequence ATCTGCTGGGATTGGCAAAGGCTAAGTCGGCGCGGATACTCGTGGCCAGCACTTCTGAGGTATATGGCGACCCCACGGTTCACCCCCAAACCGAAGATTACTGGGGAAACGTGAATCCCGTTGGGCCGCGTGGCGTGTACGACGAGGCCAAGCGCTTTCAGGAAGCCATGACCATGGCTTACCATCGTTTTCACGGATTGGAAACACGCATTGTACGCATTTTCAATACCTATGGCCCTAGAATGCGGCTGAACGACGGCCGCGTACTACCTGCCTTTATCGGACAAGCATTGCGTGGCGAAGACCTCACCGTTTTTGGTGATGGCTCACAAACGCGGTCCTTTTGTTATGTGGATGATTTGGTGGAAGGAATCTACCGCCTGCTGATGAGCGATTACGTAGAGCCTGTAAACGTGGGCAATCCCGACGAAATTTCCATTCTGGATTTTGCCGAGGAAATTCTCAAACTCACCGGAACCAATCAGAAAATTGTTTTTCGTGAACTGCCCAAAGACGACCCCAAACAGCGCCGCCCTGATATTGCATTGGCGAGAAAGGTTTTAAACTGGGAGCCTGCCATTGACAGGGCAGAGGGCCTCAAGCGCACCTATGCCTATTTCCGCTCGCTGTCTGCCGAGGAACTGAACAAAAAAGAGCACTTCAGTTTCGAAAATTACATCCGAAAGTAA
- a CDS encoding N-acetyltransferase, producing MGYFAHETAVIDDGCEIGDGTRIWHFSHLMTGCKLGENCNLGQNVVVSPGVLLGNNVKVQNNVSIYSGVTCDDDVFLGPSMVFTNVINPRSAVNRRDAYLQTHVGKGATIGANATVVCGNDIGAFAFIGAGAVVTKTVPPYALVLGNPARQMGWMSEYGHKLEFNAVGLAQCPESGQQYKLENNQVTRIEP from the coding sequence ATGGGCTACTTTGCGCACGAAACAGCAGTAATTGACGACGGTTGCGAGATTGGCGACGGTACCAGAATCTGGCATTTTAGCCATCTTATGACCGGCTGTAAACTCGGAGAAAACTGCAATCTCGGACAAAATGTGGTGGTATCCCCAGGCGTGCTGCTGGGCAACAACGTAAAAGTGCAGAACAACGTATCCATCTACTCAGGAGTGACCTGCGACGACGATGTGTTTCTCGGGCCTTCCATGGTGTTTACCAATGTAATCAATCCTCGCAGTGCCGTTAATCGCCGTGATGCCTACCTGCAAACGCACGTCGGCAAAGGAGCTACCATCGGTGCCAACGCAACGGTTGTATGCGGAAACGACATTGGGGCATTTGCCTTTATCGGAGCGGGTGCAGTGGTCACCAAAACAGTGCCGCCGTACGCCCTGGTGTTGGGCAACCCTGCACGCCAAATGGGCTGGATGAGTGAATACGGGCACAAGCTCGAATTTAATGCAGTAGGATTGGCTCAGTGCCCCGAGTCAGGGCAGCAGTACAAACTTGAAAACAACCAGGTAACACGTATAGAGCCATGA
- a CDS encoding gfo/Idh/MocA family oxidoreductase — protein MTPIGDKVHFAVVGCGHIGKRHAEMIRRSDDASLVALCEVNEDGKASLAEYEVPVYSDMEEMLKQHPEIDVVNICTPNGLHAEQSILALEHRKHVVCEKPLGLTKASCEQIIFKALQVSRHVFGVMQNRYSPPSVWLKEMVESGRLGDIYMVQINCFWNRDDRYYNKAGWKGTANLDGGTLFTQFSHFIDIMYWLFGDIGDIQGRFADFNHQHTTDFEDSGMVNFRFLNGGLGSIHYSTSVWDQNLESSMTIIGSKGSIKVGGQYMNQVDYCHVDNYTMPELDQSGPANDYGPYKGSAANHHFIIANVVDTLQNKTMATTNALEGLKVVDIIERIYELRNQSKLYYPNNK, from the coding sequence ATGACCCCTATTGGAGATAAAGTGCATTTTGCTGTAGTGGGTTGCGGTCATATTGGCAAGCGACACGCAGAGATGATTCGCCGCAGCGACGACGCTTCATTGGTTGCCCTTTGCGAGGTAAACGAAGATGGCAAAGCCTCTCTGGCCGAATATGAAGTGCCTGTTTACTCCGACATGGAAGAGATGCTCAAACAGCATCCGGAGATAGACGTGGTAAACATTTGTACTCCCAATGGCCTGCACGCAGAGCAGAGTATCCTGGCGCTTGAGCACCGCAAGCATGTGGTGTGCGAAAAACCGCTGGGACTCACCAAAGCAAGTTGTGAGCAGATTATCTTCAAGGCATTGCAGGTTTCCCGCCACGTATTTGGCGTCATGCAAAACCGGTACTCACCGCCTTCAGTGTGGCTCAAAGAAATGGTAGAATCGGGTCGCCTGGGAGATATTTATATGGTTCAAATCAACTGTTTCTGGAACCGCGACGACCGCTACTACAACAAAGCGGGCTGGAAGGGCACGGCCAATCTCGACGGAGGCACCCTCTTTACCCAGTTTTCGCATTTTATTGATATCATGTACTGGCTGTTTGGCGATATCGGTGATATCCAGGGGCGCTTTGCCGATTTCAACCACCAACATACTACCGATTTTGAAGACAGCGGAATGGTCAATTTCAGGTTTTTGAATGGAGGCCTCGGAAGTATTCACTACTCAACTTCCGTGTGGGATCAGAACCTGGAAAGCAGTATGACCATTATTGGCAGCAAAGGAAGCATCAAAGTGGGCGGGCAGTATATGAACCAGGTGGACTACTGCCACGTGGATAATTACACCATGCCAGAGCTGGACCAAAGCGGCCCGGCCAACGACTATGGTCCGTACAAAGGTAGTGCTGCCAACCACCACTTTATCATTGCCAATGTGGTGGATACGCTTCAAAACAAAACCATGGCTACCACCAACGCCCTCGAAGGATTGAAAGTGGTGGACATCATCGAAAGAATTTACGAATTGCGCAACCAAAGCAAGTTATACTACCCAAACAACAAATGA